In the Arachis hypogaea cultivar Tifrunner chromosome 20, arahy.Tifrunner.gnm2.J5K5, whole genome shotgun sequence genome, ATACATTATAGTAGTGCCTACTGATATATACTAGTTACTAGGTCTTCAAATTTAACTTGCAGATATGTAACTtcctgaatttcttgatctattaTGCAGATATGCCAAAGCAAAAGAGGTACAAGAATCTACTTAAAGCAGCAGCAGCTGCAAATTCTTCACAAGACAAGTCAATTGCAGCTGCAAATTTCTCCCGAGACAAGTTGGCAGCTTCAAATGCATCACAAGTCAAGTCCGCAGCAGCTGCAAATTCCTCCCGAGAGACATCGGCAGCTACAAATTCCTCCCGAGACAAGTCGGCAGCAGCTGTAAATTCCTCCCGAGACAAGTCAGCAGCTTCAAGTTCCTCCCGGGACAAGTCGACAGCAGCTGCAAGTTCCTCACGAGACAAGTCGGCAGCACCTGCAAGTTCATCCCGAGACAAGTCGGCAGCTTCAAATTCTTCTGAGCATCCATCCGAACCTAAACATAAACGTGGACGTGAATCTAAACATTATTGGACTATTGATGCCATAGGTATGTATAGATTAACATTAACTAAACTGTATTTTAGGGCTTTATTAAATACTTATTAAATGAATTCATGGATTTTACTATTCATATATATGTGATTGATGATGAGATGTTATAGGCCATGACATAAAACACAATCAagctatctatctatctatatatattaatatatataatattatatatctgTGTGTATTAATTCATGTACCTTATCTTTTGATTTACTTGCTGGAATTCAAAGTGTGTTTCATGGCTTCTCTGCTCCCTTCTGGTGTCTTAATTTGACTATGCTTTTTATATTTCGTAGAAAAgacaattataaatttaattattaattgggTGGATCGTTCAGTTGACTCTTACTCCTTCAATGAACTTgctaatttaatttgtaattcTCATCCATTGGGAAATAAATCAAGTGTTGGATTGGATCTACCAAGTTTTCATCAGTAATAATTCTCACTATTATGGATTTACATCCTGCATACATTtctttaattaaagaaaaaatatatttatcttacATTTAATTGCGATAAAATTTGAACTAAAATCTTATACATATATTGTCCAAATTTCTTGTTGTTGATCACTCTTAGTGGCTTTCGTTtgtgtatattaattataaaaaatacattaaaaattaactactaaattaatCTCTAAAGTAACTaccttatatttataaataaatatatattatttaattatttttaatatatattttatattgatatatatatatatatatatatatatatatatatatatatatatatatatatatatattgcggttagaaaagtaaaaaataaaagtgaCTATGGTAATTGGACAAAGGAGGACCCTTTACCAGAAGTGATGttatattcatattcatattcGGGGTTAATCTGCTTTATTAAATGAGATGTTATATACTTGTTTCCTATATTAGCATATGTGGAATTTTGCTGATGATAAAAACTAGATACTGAACATTATTATTGTATGTACTCATTTATAGCTGGGTTTTGGGATCATGCTTTGCTTTGTTACATGCAACTGGTGATAAATTTCATTATAGCAGAGAAATTATTCAGtctccatttatttatttattatcatattatatatcactTTTACAGTTTTACagctttttttttaatctgaaaagttATTATTAAGTCAATTCTATAGTgtctattatttaaaaattatttattttattctttagtagctcatttacttatttatttatacttATTTGTCTATTTTAGATGAATACGGAGCTAGTACACACCTTCATTTATTAGTGAAGGATGTGCATAATTTGCTAGAAGGTTTGTGCATAGTTGTCACTTTTGATAAACATCATGCAGCAATAGGAGAAGTAGCTGGACTCCTTGCAGGAGTTTGTGGGCAATTGGCCACTGATTCTGTAGCATTTTCAATCAGTTTTGAAAAGTGGTCAAACATTCCAAAAagcttttttgaaaatcaatggaATATTTTTTTCCTAGTAAGAAGATTACTCAAACTCTAAAGCTTATTTCTTTGCCATTATTTAGTTATATTTGCTGgttaatatatattctttgttATAATTTTGAAGGCTCGATTTTGCTTCAAAGTGAGTGATAACTTGGCCAAACGATTTTTTCTCCAATCACTTGGCAAAAAATGGAGGGAACATAGGATAAAGCTTTGGAATGATTTTTATGATCCGAGGTTGAGTAAAACCGAGATCATAAATAATGCACCAGAAGATATTGCTCCTGATCAATGGGCTTTATTTGTAGAATATCGTTTGAAGCCTGAAACTCAGGTAAGCCTTATATGAAGCAGATATTGCTGCTGCCTGctcttgtattttattttatatagagtTGGTAATGAACTAGTGATAGCTTCTCATGCAGTAGTGCTGCACTCTTTTGCCCTCTTGaaaccattattattgttatatgtTGAATGCATGTTTGGTTCTATTTAATTATGTCCAAATTTAACTTGCAGAAACTTTGTAAGAGGAATCAAGAAATTCGGCAAAAACAAATAATTCCTCATACTTCAGGTGCTAAATCAATTGCAAGAAGAAGGGCTGAATTGGTAATCAATTAATGCATGCATATCTAATCTATCTCAAATATAATGCATGCATCATCTCTTAATTTTTCTGCATATCTAATCTATCTCAGATAATAATTAGATGAATGATATATACATGATTGAAGTTAGTAGGCTTCTATTTTTTGATCGAGTCTTTCTACTTTTCTTAAATTTTAGACGGAAGAGACGGGAAAAGAAGTTAGTAGGGTTCAAATGTGGGACATCACTCACAAGAAAACAGATGGAAGTTATGTTAACGAAAAAGCTAAAGAAATAGCAGTAAGACTAAAGTGTAATAAGTAACTtgtttgtatttctttttctttcttttttataatataatactatttttgattctttctttttttttatacatgTAGGAGAAGATTGAAGCATATAGCAGCCAACAACCGATGGAATTAACTCTTAATTCTCCTCTTGATGCTCTTGGAGTAGTTTTTGGGAAAGAGCACCCTGGTCGTGTTCGAGGTTTAGGTATGGGAGCTGTTCCAACAATTGCTTTCAAGAACAACACTACAAGGATTAGTCAAATGAATTTAGGTTCTTCAAATGATGTTGGAACATCATCTACTTGTGGTCCAAATGTGCAAGAAGAGTTGGATACCGTTAAAGCGCAATTGCAAGCGCTAGTCTCCTATATTGCTTCTAAGGAAGGAGGTAAAATTCCAATACAATTGGCTGGAATGTTCCCTACTCAACAAGTTTCACAGGTACAAATACAattatcctctttttttttcttttgatgtgAGATAATTGTAAACAGTGGAGAGGATGCTACTAATGCAGGATACAGTAGATTAATCTCTGCTTGATTAGTAGTGTTGCTAAGTTTGTTATAGCATTCAAGCTCTCGTGTATTTGTTGACAATCCATGTTGAAAGAAGTCATTACTGTAGTCTGATTGAGATAATAATAGACCAGTAGGGTTTGATTGTGATCGATATTCTTCACTTTTCAAGCCAAAAGGTTCTACAGTTTGAAGGATGTTTGACCCGTTAAGATAAGAATTATTAAAGCTGGGGTTTCCTAAGGGGAAATTAGGGTTATTCCCCATGTTAAGAAATGTGTTGCCGTTCATGATTTGCAACAGATTTTGCAACAGTTGTAGTTGGGCTAATTGAGAAGTAGCATCTCCTTGTAGAGAAATATTAGGGTTTCTCCCCCAAGTAGTAGTGTTCATATTCATCATagaattctctcttttttttccttttgatgTGAAATAATTGTAAACTGTTCATGAATACTTTTGATCTCCAAAACAAGTTAAGATTCGGTCATGGTCACTGTTGGCTATTTGAATGTACTTTTGAGTGAAATAATTGTAAATTGTTCATGAATACAGATTTTGACTTCCCGTTCTGATTTTGTTgtaaattataattgattaacaaaaagtgaaaaaaaaagatttatcaATGTTTGTGGTATATAGGCATAAGTAGGAAGCAACTAATGGTAATAGGTGAGCATGAGCATGTGTTATTGCTGGTTGTTGACTAAGGGTTGTTATTGCTGTTATTGCTTTGTTTGAAAATGATTCTATACATCAGTGAATAGAAAGATCTTAAGGCTTCATTCTTTGTCGCTGCTATGGTTAACAAGCACATGGGAAAGCTAATTAACAACTAGCACTAGTAGTATTATTAGTAacattttatatgtattttttagatgaattcaaattcataattatccacttattattaatatatgcctttttcttgtatttcttgtgctcataataattatatttttgttgtagggaTTGGATCAGGAGAGTGAGATTCCATCACCAAAAGAGTTAGGAAGTAGGTCTTCTGGAGCAAGCAACAAGAAAGCATGACCTTGCTTGATATGTTAAGACAATTATAAGTCAGAATTAGTCAATGCTTGTTAAGGATTATTTTGATACTTTGTTTTTTGGATTATGACATTTCAATTATGACTTGGATTATGACTTTTGGATCATGTATGAATTAAAAATCATCTTATGATGTTTGATTTATGGCTATACCTTTTGGTTATTATGAGATTTTTAAGTGAGTTTcaaaaatatcactttaaattagtggtttcaatcttattttaaaaagcataaaattGTCATCATAATTAGGTACAAACGGCGGTTAGAAACCCCCGTTTTAAATGAAAATGATTCCATTATACGCTGGTAGAAACGGCGGTTAAAAACTGCTATTTTAAACGAAAATGATGCCATTATATtttggtaaaaacggcggttagaaACTGTCATTTTAAACACACAAGATGCCATTATAAcatggtaaaaatggcggttatcATGGGAAAAACGGCGGTTTCTAACCGCCATTTTAAACGGAAGAGATGCCACAACATCCTGGTAAAAACGGCGGCTGTTCAAAAACCGCCATTTTATGCGGAAATAATGGCGGttacaaaccgccattttaaccttcgaaaaaccgccgtaataaccagaatggcgcccagaataACGGCGTTTCTTGGAGGCGCCAGTTTTGGTCATAATGGTGGTTATAACCGCCGTAATTACCCAAaataaccgccgttttaaccttttttttttgtagtgtaataAATATGGTAAATTGACAACATTTTTTAAAGGATGTATTTATTTCTTTACAAAATCCATTCAAGGATTCACATTGATTGAGTTGGAAATCTTTATTCttacttgcatgatatacataaatgatatatggtttttgagccaaagaacacacaacctgtgagatttgagcttaattgcatggttatattatttaaccatagttttcattcctgtgtgtttcttcactatgattgcaaccttttgctttgttccattctatatgtccaatatagaatgtatttacatgcttgcatatgattgaggccattacttgcttttgctcacttatcccaaataagcctacttttttatgtcacccttgttagtcaccttgagccttttaatcctcaTTTATTCTGAATTTTGTCACATCAATAGCCTTAAGTaggaaaacaaattaaatatcccaaattgaatctttggttagcttaagatagagattgtgtatctactaagtgtgggaaaactgtgggaacatgggttgataggaaaagtattaaattgataaattattgggaatttgggtgcatgcttatgtgaaaccaaaataattaaaataacatgtgcattgatatattatgcttAAAAAAAATccctataattaaataattaaataaggggacaaaaattaccccaataatgagtttagtaaaaagatcaatgcacatgtgagaaaattgaaaataatttggtacgtgagtatgtgatacaaaagtgggaaaatttggatAGTTAGGCATAAAGTTAGAattgtatagagtatgtatatgttaggtgagatcttggactaatcaaggattcaatttatagcttacttggccatatatatatatcctctccCATGCCTTAACACCATtataaccttgaaaagacctcatgatgtttgcatgtgtacattaaatatttgttgattggttagatgaagaacaaagtcttagaaagcatgactagagaagagtagagtgattaagcccaaacactgagtgattagagtgtatacacaaatccaatgagggttcaatagctcatctccatatatccatgtttaatcactgtttatcttgcaagtttgtgaactcttttgattaactcaactcaattgtgaatgtatTTAAATATGATTTAGCCTGggttatgcatatatgattccttaaaAATTAGACTCAATTTAACCACATCTAAGCTTTGTATATCTAggtggatagtaattagaattgcaagattcatttaggtagcttgcatttagatagattgcattgcatagattctaccattctaccttcactctttttcagtttctcttgaatttagcatgaggacatgctaatgtttaagtgtggggaggttgataaaccactattttatgatttatcttgtgctcaattgagtggtttttatcaattcttcacccacttattcatataatttgcatggttttacaattccttccttattatgtgatatatgtgaaaacatgtttcctaagccttaaaaatattaattttaattatcctttattatcattcgatgccgtgatctgtgtgttaagtattttcaggctttatagggcaggaatggcttagaggacagaaaggaaacatgaaaaagtggaaggaacgcgcaAAATAATGTTTTGAAGAAACTGACAGCGACGCgcgcgcatggacgacgcggacgcgtgtctAGTGCAGagcacaagcgacgcgtacgcgtgacaaggaaaatctccaaatgatgcgcacgcgtgacctacgcgtacgcgtgacagacgccacgtgcagaaagttgcagaagtcgcccccagcgatttctgggctcctttttgcCCCAAATCCAAGCCCGGAAACACAaaatagaggctggagaatgggGAAATCAAATCATtcatcaatcattcattcattaaggataattt is a window encoding:
- the LOC112783980 gene encoding uncharacterized protein — translated: MELTLNSPLDALGVVFGKEHPGRVRGLGMGAVPTIAFKNNTTRISQMNLGSSNDVGTSSTCGPNVQEELDTVKAQLQALVSYIASKEGGKIPIQLAGMFPTQQVSQGLDQESEIPSPKELGSRSSGASNKKA
- the LOC112786032 gene encoding uncharacterized protein: MVIGQRRTLYQNWVLGSCFALLHATDEYGASTHLHLLVKDVHNLLEGLCIVVTFDKHHAAIGEVAGLLAGVCGQLATDSARFCFKVSDNLAKRFFLQSLGKKWREHRIKLWNDFYDPRLSKTEIINNAPEDIAPDQWALFVEYRLKPETQKLCKRNQEIRQKQIIPHTSGAKSIARRRAELTEETGKEVSRVQMWDITHKKTDGSYVNEKAKEIAVRLKCNK